A stretch of the Clostridium fungisolvens genome encodes the following:
- a CDS encoding carbohydrate ABC transporter permease, with amino-acid sequence MKSKSTTSKIILVLGIIITIMTLFPIYIMIVNSFKGRDQIFTDTLGLPKTFDFSYYLQAIDKMNFLHALFNSLLVTVISTVLIIALSSMTAWVLVRSKSKIANIILLVFVVTMLIPFQSVMIPLMQYMSKWEIPSIQFSMINTFYGLIFMNIGFGTSLAVFLYHGFIKGVPLALEEAAMIDGCNKFQLFWRIVFPTLKPITVTVAILNVISLWNDYLLPSLVLRDPELRTIPLSTFYFFGEFTIQWNLAMAGLVLTVIPVVIFYLVSQKHIIKGVMAGAVK; translated from the coding sequence ATGAAGTCAAAATCTACAACATCTAAGATCATACTTGTACTTGGAATTATTATAACAATCATGACTTTATTTCCTATTTATATTATGATAGTCAATTCCTTTAAAGGAAGAGATCAAATATTTACTGATACACTTGGTTTACCTAAAACTTTTGATTTTTCATATTATCTACAAGCAATTGATAAAATGAATTTTCTACATGCACTATTCAATTCTTTACTGGTAACCGTAATCAGTACAGTATTAATCATAGCTTTATCATCTATGACAGCATGGGTTTTAGTTCGTAGTAAGTCAAAGATTGCAAATATTATACTTTTAGTTTTTGTAGTTACAATGCTTATACCATTTCAATCAGTTATGATTCCATTAATGCAATACATGAGTAAGTGGGAAATTCCTTCTATCCAATTTTCAATGATAAACACCTTTTATGGTTTAATCTTTATGAATATTGGCTTCGGAACAAGTCTAGCGGTTTTTCTATATCATGGTTTTATAAAAGGTGTTCCACTAGCTTTAGAAGAAGCTGCGATGATAGATGGCTGCAATAAATTTCAGTTATTCTGGAGAATTGTTTTTCCAACTTTAAAGCCAATTACGGTAACCGTGGCTATTTTGAATGTAATTAGCTTATGGAACGATTATTTACTGCCATCATTAGTATTAAGAGATCCAGAGCTTAGGACAATTCCTTTATCAACCTTCTATTTCTTTGGAGAATTCACAATTCAATGGAATTTAGCTATGGCTGGACTTGTTCTTACAGTAATTCCAGTAGTTATATTTTATCTGGTATCTCAAAAACACATCATTAAGGGAGTTATGGCTGGTGCCGTAAAATAA
- a CDS encoding glycoside hydrolase family 65 protein, with translation MDNEWIISDNSLEEKDLLKNESLFNVSNGYLGVRGNFEEKYPENYKTIRGTYINAFYEDAPIQYGEKAYAFPETMQKIVNVTDSQDIDIIINGEKFSVFQGTIKDFNRYVDIKKGCYIREIQWVSPLGKELKIKITRMASLKYLELFVINYEIEKVNFDEDIIIESSINGDVANFTDENDPRVGTDHAKILSVKSITAEKEVMQIVSETENSKNIVAMTTKHKCDAEHEVTVEKTDKSVKAIIKIGTESRLINFTKYNVYTDSRRHENVEKCGFEIAGKLSSISFESLREKQEEYLNKFWSLADIDIVGDEKLHQGLKYNLYQLLQAVGKDEKSNITAKGLSGEGYEGHYFWDTEIYILPFFTLCYPELAKGLLRYRYNILDGARERALEMGHKKGAAYPWRTIIGKECSSYFPAGTAQYHINGDIAYSYVQYYLATGDFDFIKEFGAEVIFETARIWLEIGHFDKGLFKIDAVTGPDEYTAIVNNNYYTNVMAKYNLKWAVKFYNELRCKDQKTLEILSDKIGITEEEVKNFEDAYTNMYLPYNEELKINAQDDTFLSKAVWDFENTPKENYPLLLNYHPLTIYRYQVLKQADTVLAHFLIEDEADFNTIKNSYDYYEKITTHDSSLSCAAYSIMASKVGYQNLAYKYFIETARLDLDDTHGNTKDGIHTANMGGTWMAIVYGFAGLRIKEDYISLSPKLPEIWNELSFGFSYKGNHIKVYMKKDKTEIISEGKSLIVLKLNKTLYEITGSKKIEILN, from the coding sequence ATGGACAATGAATGGATTATAAGTGACAATAGTTTAGAAGAAAAAGATCTTTTAAAGAATGAAAGTCTTTTCAACGTATCAAATGGCTACTTAGGGGTTAGAGGTAACTTTGAAGAAAAGTACCCTGAAAATTATAAAACCATAAGAGGAACTTATATAAATGCATTTTATGAAGATGCTCCTATTCAGTATGGTGAGAAGGCGTATGCTTTTCCTGAGACAATGCAAAAGATTGTAAATGTCACTGATTCTCAGGATATTGATATAATAATAAACGGTGAAAAGTTTTCTGTATTCCAAGGAACTATTAAAGATTTCAATAGATATGTAGATATAAAAAAAGGATGTTACATAAGGGAAATACAATGGGTTTCACCACTAGGAAAAGAACTTAAGATTAAAATAACAAGAATGGCATCCTTAAAGTATCTAGAACTATTTGTTATTAATTACGAAATTGAAAAAGTAAACTTTGATGAAGATATTATTATAGAATCATCGATAAATGGTGATGTCGCTAACTTTACCGACGAAAATGACCCAAGAGTAGGCACTGATCATGCAAAGATACTGTCTGTAAAATCAATTACAGCAGAAAAAGAAGTTATGCAAATAGTATCTGAAACAGAAAATTCAAAGAATATTGTTGCAATGACTACTAAACATAAATGTGATGCTGAGCATGAAGTAACTGTTGAAAAAACAGATAAAAGCGTTAAAGCAATTATTAAAATTGGTACTGAAAGCAGATTAATAAATTTTACAAAGTATAATGTATATACTGACTCGAGGCGTCATGAAAATGTAGAAAAATGCGGCTTTGAAATAGCTGGAAAACTAAGTTCAATATCTTTTGAAAGCTTACGTGAGAAACAAGAAGAGTATCTAAATAAATTCTGGAGTTTAGCAGATATAGATATTGTTGGTGATGAGAAACTTCACCAAGGACTTAAATATAATTTGTATCAGCTATTGCAAGCAGTAGGGAAAGATGAAAAAAGTAATATTACAGCTAAAGGCTTAAGTGGAGAAGGGTATGAAGGCCATTATTTCTGGGATACTGAAATATATATTCTTCCGTTTTTCACCTTATGTTATCCTGAACTTGCTAAGGGGTTACTAAGATATCGTTATAATATTTTGGATGGAGCCAGAGAAAGAGCTCTTGAAATGGGGCATAAAAAAGGAGCTGCCTATCCTTGGAGAACTATTATAGGTAAGGAGTGTTCTTCTTACTTTCCAGCTGGAACAGCCCAGTATCACATTAACGGAGATATAGCTTATTCCTATGTGCAGTACTATTTAGCAACAGGAGATTTTGATTTTATAAAAGAATTTGGTGCAGAAGTAATTTTTGAGACAGCAAGGATTTGGCTTGAAATTGGTCATTTTGATAAAGGCTTATTTAAAATCGATGCGGTTACTGGGCCTGATGAGTATACAGCCATAGTAAATAATAATTACTATACAAATGTTATGGCTAAATACAACTTGAAATGGGCTGTAAAGTTTTATAATGAATTAAGATGCAAAGATCAGAAGACACTTGAAATTTTAAGTGACAAGATAGGAATTACAGAAGAGGAAGTTAAAAACTTTGAAGATGCTTATACAAATATGTATTTACCATATAATGAAGAGTTAAAAATAAATGCTCAAGACGACACTTTTTTAAGTAAGGCAGTATGGGATTTTGAAAATACACCAAAGGAAAACTATCCATTGCTTCTAAACTATCATCCACTAACAATCTATAGGTATCAAGTTTTAAAGCAGGCAGATACAGTGTTAGCTCATTTTCTAATAGAAGATGAAGCCGACTTTAATACAATCAAAAACTCATATGATTATTATGAAAAAATTACAACTCATGATTCATCCTTATCTTGTGCAGCTTACAGTATTATGGCTTCTAAAGTAGGATACCAAAACTTAGCATATAAATATTTTATTGAAACTGCAAGACTAGATTTAGATGATACACATGGAAATACAAAAGATGGTATACACACTGCCAATATGGGGGGAACCTGGATGGCTATAGTGTATGGGTTTGCTGGATTAAGAATAAAAGAAGATTATATTTCATTATCCCCAAAGTTACCTGAGATTTGGAATGAGCTAAGTTTTGGATTTTCATATAAGGGTAATCATATTAAAGTTTATATGAAAAAAGACAAAACAGAGATAATAAGTGAAGGTAAATCTTTAATTGTTTTAAAATTAAATAAAACATTATATGAAATTACAGGGAGTAAAAAGATCGAGATATTAAATTAA
- a CDS encoding BglG family transcription antiterminator translates to MDKEIVIILKLLLERTLITTKELMDETGLSIRQITYRISKINDLLKSQKVPPISLRYNKDLILKSETRDAILEIIQQHDSEKAFYLKKDERLAFMYLTLFINLEYLSLNHFIDAMKVSRSSILMDFKDLGEILKENGVYIKNNRTNGYYLIGSEMEIRRLMIKIVINTLSINRDCKIFNLFIKEYKLDNFQKSKEIISNLALKHNIKFVEDRLLEFIYIFTFLKARMISKKKSEYEVSKIPNISVIKLMKEYNFTEDLLYSFENGNMIQSFDANYISAWIIGISVGSTKDKTEDISIISKIVIRIMTRFESLSGFHYMNRDGIFEQLYSHFRPAYYRLLFKLPIYNTLCEKVKTEYKELYKLVSETMKPFSELFDQDIPEDELAYLTIHFGAILFNGNESIIPPKKKALIVCSGGIGSSAILYTELKNLFPELHFLLPIELSKLNDICEPIDIIFTSNYSAELMEIENPLIKVSPVMTLKEKSQVKREVYMLLGNTFLRQPRVEEVIEIVRKNTKIISEDVLYNELQAYFSRMENFSIKEQGEFVLSDIISENLIRLGVAAKDWEDAIRKSASVLLKNDKITAPYIDAMITTAKESGPYIVITKHVALPHAKPEAGAKETAMGIAVLQSPIEFGNKGNDPVKYVFCLSAVDHEKHLQAMAEFLELLEKEEFYHILDNAKDPSEIMNYIKAME, encoded by the coding sequence ATGGATAAGGAAATTGTAATAATTCTTAAACTTTTACTTGAAAGAACTTTAATTACTACTAAAGAATTAATGGATGAGACAGGCTTATCTATAAGACAAATCACATATAGAATCAGTAAAATTAATGATTTATTAAAGTCTCAGAAAGTACCTCCTATCTCTTTAAGATATAACAAGGATTTGATACTTAAATCAGAAACAAGAGATGCAATCCTTGAAATAATTCAGCAACATGATTCGGAAAAAGCTTTCTATCTAAAAAAAGATGAGAGACTTGCTTTTATGTATTTAACTCTATTTATAAATTTAGAATACCTTTCATTAAATCATTTTATTGATGCAATGAAAGTAAGTAGATCAAGCATACTTATGGATTTTAAAGATTTAGGTGAGATCTTAAAAGAAAATGGAGTGTATATTAAAAATAATCGAACTAATGGATATTATTTAATAGGTTCTGAGATGGAAATAAGAAGACTTATGATAAAAATTGTTATAAATACATTATCTATAAACAGAGATTGCAAGATTTTTAATCTATTTATTAAAGAATATAAATTGGATAACTTTCAGAAATCAAAAGAGATAATATCTAATCTAGCGTTAAAGCATAATATTAAATTTGTAGAAGACAGGCTTCTTGAGTTTATTTATATCTTCACTTTCTTGAAAGCTAGGATGATTTCAAAGAAAAAAAGTGAATATGAAGTATCTAAGATACCTAATATTTCTGTAATAAAGTTAATGAAAGAATATAATTTCACAGAGGATTTATTATACAGCTTTGAAAATGGTAATATGATTCAATCTTTTGATGCCAATTACATAAGTGCTTGGATTATTGGTATTTCAGTAGGAAGTACAAAAGACAAAACAGAGGATATTTCAATAATTTCTAAGATAGTAATAAGAATAATGACTAGGTTTGAATCATTAAGCGGATTTCACTACATGAATCGTGATGGAATTTTTGAACAATTATATTCACATTTTAGGCCAGCATATTATAGACTTCTTTTTAAGCTGCCAATTTACAATACTCTTTGTGAAAAGGTTAAAACAGAGTATAAAGAATTATATAAATTAGTAAGCGAGACAATGAAACCTTTTAGTGAACTTTTTGATCAAGATATACCTGAGGATGAGCTAGCGTATCTGACTATACACTTTGGCGCAATATTATTTAATGGAAATGAATCTATTATACCTCCTAAAAAGAAGGCTCTTATAGTTTGTTCAGGAGGTATAGGTAGTTCAGCAATTTTATATACAGAGTTAAAAAATTTATTCCCAGAATTACATTTTCTTTTGCCTATTGAATTATCTAAATTAAATGATATATGTGAGCCTATAGACATAATATTTACATCTAACTATAGCGCAGAACTTATGGAAATAGAGAATCCATTAATAAAAGTAAGTCCAGTTATGACCTTAAAAGAAAAATCTCAGGTTAAGCGTGAAGTATACATGCTTTTAGGAAATACATTTTTGAGGCAGCCTAGAGTGGAAGAAGTTATTGAAATTGTTAGAAAAAATACTAAGATTATTTCCGAAGATGTGCTTTATAATGAGCTTCAAGCATATTTCTCACGTATGGAGAATTTTTCAATAAAAGAGCAAGGAGAGTTCGTTCTTAGCGATATTATAAGTGAAAATCTTATACGGCTAGGAGTTGCTGCAAAAGATTGGGAGGACGCTATAAGAAAATCAGCCTCAGTTCTGCTGAAAAACGATAAAATTACAGCTCCCTATATTGATGCCATGATTACCACAGCAAAAGAATCGGGGCCTTATATAGTTATAACGAAGCATGTAGCTCTTCCACATGCAAAACCAGAGGCTGGAGCTAAGGAAACTGCAATGGGAATAGCTGTTTTACAGTCTCCTATTGAATTTGGGAATAAGGGGAATGACCCAGTAAAATATGTATTTTGTCTAAGTGCTGTAGACCATGAAAAACATCTTCAAGCTATGGCTGAGTTTTTAGAGCTATTAGAAAAAGAAGAGTTTTATCATATTTTAGACAACGCAAAAGATCCAAGTGAAATTATGAACTATATTAAAGCTATGGAATGA
- a CDS encoding SIS domain-containing protein produces the protein METSKFINSINFEALAKAEQLILEAEKDNNRVHVTGIGKPAHASAYIASLLSSTGTPSYTLHGTEAVHGSAGQVVPGDVVIAISNSGETEELKATVTTLKKNGAKIISVTGNKESWLAKEGDVLLFAGVENEGGELNKAPRSSIIAEIIVLQSLSILLQNTKGLTLEQYGNWHPGGALGKSIREVF, from the coding sequence ATAGAAACAAGTAAATTTATAAATAGCATAAACTTTGAAGCACTGGCTAAAGCTGAACAGTTAATTTTAGAAGCAGAGAAGGACAATAATAGAGTTCATGTAACAGGAATTGGAAAACCTGCGCATGCATCAGCATATATTGCATCTTTATTATCGTCAACAGGAACACCTTCTTATACTCTCCATGGCACAGAAGCTGTACATGGTTCTGCAGGACAAGTAGTTCCCGGTGATGTGGTAATTGCCATTTCTAACAGCGGTGAAACTGAAGAGCTGAAAGCAACTGTTACAACCTTAAAGAAAAATGGAGCTAAAATTATTTCTGTAACAGGAAATAAAGAATCCTGGCTTGCTAAAGAAGGAGATGTACTACTGTTTGCCGGTGTCGAAAACGAAGGTGGAGAGTTAAATAAAGCGCCTCGTTCATCAATAATTGCAGAAATAATAGTTTTACAAAGTTTGAGTATATTACTACAAAACACTAAGGGGTTAACCTTAGAACAGTATGGTAACTGGCATCCTGGTGGAGCTTTAGGGAAATCAATTAGAGAAGTATTTTAG
- the dapA gene encoding 4-hydroxy-tetrahydrodipicolinate synthase, translated as MKIKGIITAMVTPFDENQEINSKATKQLINKLISSGVDGIFILGTNGEFHMLSEDEKVAFAKIVIDEVDKRVPVYVGTGGNSTCEVIALSKKMEAIGADALSVITPYFLVPTQEEVIIHYKSVAESVKIPIILYNIPKNTGMNLEVSTVAELAKVKNINGIKDSSGKLENIKNYIEATKDQDFCVLSGSDSLILKSLQLGATGAIAATSNLLTELDVSIYKNFLTGDMDTAEKAQKDLEVLRTTLKLGTVPSILKKSVELSGIPVGPARLPVTEPNPEVVEKIKEMLNYYGISCNSNQ; from the coding sequence ATGAAGATAAAAGGAATTATTACGGCAATGGTTACTCCTTTTGATGAAAATCAGGAGATCAATAGCAAAGCCACAAAACAGTTGATAAATAAATTAATAAGTAGTGGAGTTGATGGAATATTCATATTAGGAACAAATGGTGAATTTCATATGTTGTCAGAGGATGAAAAAGTAGCTTTTGCAAAAATAGTTATTGATGAAGTTGATAAACGTGTTCCTGTATATGTTGGAACAGGAGGAAATAGCACTTGTGAGGTTATAGCACTGTCAAAAAAGATGGAAGCCATTGGAGCAGATGCATTATCAGTAATAACCCCATATTTTTTAGTACCAACGCAAGAAGAAGTTATAATTCACTATAAATCAGTTGCTGAATCTGTGAAAATCCCAATCATTCTTTACAATATTCCAAAGAATACTGGGATGAACTTAGAAGTTTCCACAGTGGCTGAGCTGGCAAAGGTTAAGAATATTAACGGAATAAAAGACAGCAGTGGAAAACTTGAGAATATCAAAAATTATATTGAAGCTACTAAAGACCAGGATTTTTGTGTGTTGTCAGGATCTGATTCCTTAATCTTAAAATCCTTACAGCTCGGGGCAACTGGTGCAATAGCAGCTACATCTAATCTACTTACAGAACTTGATGTTTCTATCTATAAGAATTTTTTAACTGGTGATATGGATACTGCAGAAAAAGCTCAGAAGGATCTTGAGGTATTGAGAACGACTCTAAAATTAGGAACAGTTCCATCTATTTTAAAAAAATCAGTAGAACTTTCAGGAATCCCAGTAGGTCCTGCAAGACTTCCGGTAACCGAACCAAATCCAGAAGTAGTTGAAAAGATAAAAGAAATGCTAAATTACTATGGAATTTCATGTAATTCGAATCAATAG
- a CDS encoding PTS sugar transporter subunit IIB — protein MYNALVACRTGMGSSMLLKIKVDQVVKENGYDISVEHSNLDAIEGGNWDFIVTMADITDDVKNKVPYCIAIQNLMDKQEIKKGIEGFLEFRSKK, from the coding sequence ATGTATAATGCATTAGTAGCTTGTAGGACAGGTATGGGATCTAGTATGCTTCTTAAAATTAAGGTTGATCAAGTGGTTAAGGAAAATGGATACGACATTAGTGTTGAACATTCAAATTTAGATGCAATAGAAGGTGGCAATTGGGACTTTATTGTAACAATGGCTGATATAACTGATGATGTAAAAAATAAAGTTCCATATTGTATAGCAATACAGAACTTGATGGATAAGCAAGAGATAAAAAAGGGGATTGAAGGATTTTTAGAATTTAGAAGCAAAAAATAA
- a CDS encoding PTS ascorbate transporter subunit IIC, translating to MKIIISLLSNAGILVGLISMVGLILQKKSADDVIKGTAKTIIGFLIFGIGSSTLSGALGNFNTLFQKGFGITGVVTQVEAATALAQGKFGTVVAIVMIIGFAMNLFFAKFTRFKNIFLTGQHSLYFACVLTLVLKACNVNDVVIIIVGGILLGFSAASLPQLCQRYMRKITGNDSIAIGHYNHLAYAFSGFLGGVVGNPEQSTEKFKFPKWLSLFRDFIMCVAVVMVIIFYVAAIAAGEATTQKLAGSTHWLVFPLIQGLTFAAGMSVLITGVRMFISEITAAFVVISEKYIPNSRPAVDCPSVFPFAPTAVILGFISAYSAGLVAMAVMILVKSSIIMIPSASIAFFSGGTAGVFGNSTGGWKGCIAGSFVAGILLVSLPLMLYPVFAQLGIVGASFPNVDYNIIGTVLYKVTQFIQSIIH from the coding sequence ATGAAAATTATCATTAGTTTATTAAGTAATGCCGGAATTTTAGTAGGTCTTATTTCAATGGTTGGTCTTATCCTACAAAAGAAATCTGCTGACGATGTTATTAAAGGAACTGCAAAAACAATCATAGGATTCTTAATATTTGGTATTGGTAGTTCTACTTTGAGTGGGGCTCTCGGTAACTTTAATACATTATTCCAAAAAGGTTTTGGTATAACTGGAGTAGTTACACAGGTTGAAGCTGCAACTGCCCTTGCACAAGGAAAGTTTGGAACAGTAGTTGCTATAGTTATGATAATTGGATTTGCAATGAACTTATTCTTCGCAAAATTTACTAGATTCAAAAATATATTCTTAACTGGACAACATAGCTTATATTTTGCTTGCGTCTTAACATTAGTTTTAAAAGCATGCAACGTAAATGATGTAGTAATAATAATAGTTGGTGGTATTCTTTTAGGATTTAGTGCAGCTAGCTTACCACAATTATGTCAAAGATATATGAGGAAAATTACAGGAAATGATTCTATAGCTATTGGACATTATAATCACCTTGCATATGCTTTTTCAGGATTTTTAGGTGGAGTTGTAGGTAACCCAGAACAAAGTACAGAGAAATTCAAGTTTCCAAAATGGTTATCACTTTTTAGAGATTTCATAATGTGTGTAGCAGTTGTTATGGTTATAATATTCTATGTTGCAGCTATAGCAGCAGGAGAAGCAACTACTCAGAAACTAGCTGGAAGCACTCACTGGCTTGTATTCCCATTAATCCAAGGATTGACTTTTGCAGCTGGTATGTCAGTTTTAATAACAGGTGTTCGTATGTTTATTTCAGAAATTACAGCAGCATTCGTTGTTATATCAGAAAAATATATTCCTAATTCTCGTCCAGCAGTTGATTGTCCTTCAGTATTCCCATTCGCACCAACAGCAGTTATTCTTGGATTTATAAGTGCATACTCAGCAGGGCTTGTTGCAATGGCAGTTATGATTTTAGTAAAGAGTTCAATAATTATGATTCCATCAGCAAGTATAGCCTTCTTCTCAGGTGGTACTGCAGGGGTGTTTGGTAATTCAACAGGTGGTTGGAAAGGCTGTATAGCAGGCTCCTTCGTAGCAGGTATACTATTAGTAAGCTTACCACTTATGCTTTATCCTGTATTTGCTCAACTTGGAATAGTAGGAGCTTCATTCCCTAATGTTGACTACAATATTATAGGAACAGTACTATATAAAGTTACTCAGTTTATTCAATCAATTATCCACTAG
- a CDS encoding HpcH/HpaI aldolase family protein — translation MTLKERIFKEKLYGVFMKIIDNPAINILAKEAKLDFMFYDCEHGMYTYEKLHSLILMGNSVGVPAFVRVPQLSKGDISKSLDCGATGVMVPMIEDRKQAELLVQWSKYPPVGKRGYSGGANTDYKPSGNHKNNMAELNKSVISIAQIETELGVQNIEEILTVEGVDAVIVGPADLAISLGIPGDYFNEIEIQAIDKVACACEKYKKGFGIIGKLELIERYKNQINFLISKIDVDIIREGFAKSVEDFDNLYI, via the coding sequence ATGACATTAAAAGAACGGATATTTAAGGAAAAGTTGTATGGGGTCTTTATGAAAATTATAGATAATCCTGCTATTAACATTTTAGCTAAAGAGGCCAAATTAGATTTTATGTTTTATGATTGTGAGCATGGAATGTATACTTATGAGAAACTTCATAGCTTAATATTAATGGGAAACTCTGTTGGAGTACCAGCATTTGTAAGAGTGCCCCAATTATCAAAAGGTGACATCTCGAAGTCACTAGACTGTGGAGCAACAGGAGTTATGGTTCCAATGATTGAAGATAGAAAGCAAGCTGAATTACTTGTTCAGTGGTCAAAATATCCTCCTGTTGGAAAAAGAGGATACTCAGGAGGTGCCAATACCGATTATAAACCATCAGGCAATCACAAGAATAATATGGCTGAATTAAATAAGTCAGTAATATCAATTGCACAAATTGAAACAGAACTTGGGGTACAAAATATTGAAGAAATACTCACAGTAGAAGGAGTGGATGCAGTAATTGTTGGCCCAGCAGATCTAGCAATTTCTTTAGGAATCCCGGGAGATTATTTTAACGAAATTGAAATCCAAGCAATAGATAAAGTTGCGTGTGCCTGTGAAAAGTACAAGAAGGGCTTTGGAATAATTGGAAAATTAGAATTGATAGAAAGATACAAAAATCAAATAAACTTTTTGATCAGTAAAATTGATGTAGATATAATAAGAGAGGGATTTGCAAAATCTGTAGAGGATTTTGATAATTTATATATTTGA
- a CDS encoding PTS sugar transporter subunit IIA encodes MLSNIINENLIRLKISANDWEDAVRKSASALLENGKITAPYIDAMIDTAKEVGPYIVITKHVALPHARPEAGAKEIAIGIATLDPPIEFGNSSNDPVKYVFSLSAVDQNTHLQAMSELAELLGEEDFYSILDKAESADEIMDYIKAYEA; translated from the coding sequence ATGCTAAGTAATATTATTAATGAAAATCTTATTCGTCTTAAGATATCGGCAAATGATTGGGAGGACGCAGTTAGAAAATCAGCCTCAGCTTTACTTGAAAATGGTAAAATAACAGCTCCTTATATTGATGCAATGATAGATACAGCTAAAGAAGTAGGTCCGTATATAGTTATAACAAAGCATGTTGCACTTCCTCATGCGAGACCAGAAGCTGGGGCTAAAGAAATTGCAATCGGTATTGCCACTCTTGATCCACCAATAGAATTTGGCAATTCCAGTAATGATCCAGTTAAATATGTATTTAGTTTAAGTGCTGTAGATCAAAATACACATCTTCAGGCTATGTCTGAATTAGCAGAGCTACTTGGGGAAGAAGATTTTTATAGTATTTTAGATAAAGCCGAAAGTGCTGATGAAATTATGGATTATATAAAAGCATATGAAGCGTAG
- a CDS encoding ketohydroxyglutarate aldolase — protein sequence MFRADIVNRIEATGVMAIVRTETIERGIEIAEGCLEGGVDVLEISYTLPNAGEVIKALNESIGDKVLIGAGTVLDGETARLAILAGAKFIIAPNFSKEVAKVTNRYQIPYAPGCSTVTEMVEALEAGASFIKAFPISNFYGPSLVSVIKTPIPQMPILASGGITLDNLAQWISEGVDSVGIGGLLTKGSKLQISENAKKIREIIDNTRKNKVVK from the coding sequence ATGTTTAGAGCAGATATAGTTAATAGGATTGAAGCAACAGGTGTCATGGCAATTGTAAGAACAGAAACAATAGAAAGAGGTATAGAGATAGCCGAAGGATGCCTAGAAGGTGGGGTGGATGTTTTAGAAATCAGCTATACACTGCCAAATGCTGGAGAGGTAATAAAAGCTCTTAACGAAAGCATAGGTGACAAAGTATTGATAGGTGCAGGAACGGTTTTAGATGGGGAAACAGCAAGACTTGCCATACTAGCTGGTGCCAAGTTTATTATAGCTCCAAATTTCAGTAAGGAAGTTGCTAAAGTAACCAATCGTTATCAAATTCCATATGCTCCAGGTTGCTCTACTGTAACTGAGATGGTAGAAGCATTAGAAGCTGGGGCATCATTTATTAAAGCCTTTCCTATATCAAATTTCTATGGGCCTTCTCTTGTGTCTGTTATAAAGACACCAATTCCACAAATGCCAATACTGGCCTCAGGAGGAATCACTTTGGATAATTTAGCACAATGGATAAGCGAAGGTGTTGATTCTGTTGGTATTGGAGGTCTTCTAACAAAAGGCTCGAAGCTACAAATTAGTGAAAATGCAAAGAAAATACGAGAAATTATAGATAATACTAGAAAGAATAAAGTTGTAAAGTGA